In Devosia beringensis, a single window of DNA contains:
- a CDS encoding tetratricopeptide repeat protein: MQTIISTRAGRTGLRLALASVLALGVATPTLVNAAMFSTPAPLGRVLSDAAPERVHVAQAADTAQLMVRLQQLEEQNRLLNGQIEGLTFQLTQMQELVNRMAEDNEFRFQALEGGASPKTDAATQAGGVTQPEALPQDPANTAMDPEGVPMTDIPEQGVQPLPGEIEFDPTFTDGSAAPMDDLGNSADPLVGTGATGGVDLVTGEPLNLAYDPAAADTGDADADAQFAAGFEAISTGDYPFAEDQFTQFLALYPDNPQATEAANLLGDALLYRQAYSQAADVLLNAFQKAPDNPRAPDLLLKLGMALSGAGERETACRTLAEVDKRFTALPAVFTTRLAEEKARAACPPG, encoded by the coding sequence TTGCAGACAATCATTTCAACCCGGGCAGGCAGAACAGGCCTGCGACTGGCCCTGGCCAGCGTCCTGGCCCTGGGGGTCGCGACTCCCACATTGGTCAATGCCGCGATGTTTTCGACGCCCGCGCCGCTTGGCCGCGTGCTGAGCGATGCTGCGCCCGAGCGCGTGCATGTGGCGCAGGCTGCCGATACGGCCCAGCTGATGGTCCGCCTGCAGCAGCTCGAAGAGCAGAACCGCCTGCTCAATGGCCAGATCGAGGGCCTGACTTTCCAGCTCACGCAGATGCAGGAACTGGTCAACCGCATGGCCGAAGACAATGAATTCCGCTTCCAGGCGCTGGAAGGCGGTGCGAGCCCAAAAACTGATGCGGCAACCCAAGCAGGCGGCGTGACGCAGCCTGAGGCGTTGCCGCAGGACCCGGCCAATACGGCAATGGACCCCGAAGGGGTGCCGATGACCGATATTCCCGAGCAGGGGGTGCAACCGCTCCCCGGCGAGATCGAGTTCGACCCCACCTTCACCGATGGCAGTGCCGCACCGATGGATGATCTGGGCAATTCCGCCGATCCGCTGGTGGGCACCGGCGCGACGGGCGGCGTTGACCTGGTGACCGGCGAGCCGCTCAATCTGGCCTATGACCCGGCGGCCGCCGATACCGGCGATGCCGATGCCGACGCCCAGTTTGCCGCCGGCTTTGAGGCGATCAGCACCGGCGATTATCCGTTTGCCGAGGATCAGTTCACCCAGTTCCTGGCGCTCTATCCGGACAATCCGCAGGCGACCGAAGCCGCCAACCTGCTGGGCGATGCCTTGCTCTACCGGCAGGCCTATAGCCAGGCGGCCGATGTGCTGCTCAATGCCTTCCAGAAGGCGCCGGACAATCCGCGCGCGCCGGACCTGCTGCTCAAGCTGGGCATGGCTTTGTCGGGGGCCGGCGAACGCGAAACCGCCTGCCGGACGCTGGCGGAAGTCGACAAGCGCTTTACCGCGCTGCCGGCCGTGTTCACCACTCGCCTGGCCGAGGAAAAAGCCCGGGCCGCATGCCCCCCCGGCTAG
- the tilS gene encoding tRNA lysidine(34) synthetase TilS — translation MPPRLGTDLSSQTGLAALFAHVATAPAIGLAVSGGADSLALLLLAARWAAGLAQPPRLVVYSLDHGLRPEAGAEVAMVLDVARSLGVTARGLVWTGDKKVTGLQEAARQARYRLIGAAMRDDGVGVLLTAHHRQDQAETVLMRLAHGSGVEGLKGMGAMAEIEGVLVHRPLLDVDQSALLDIVAAAGLVPVADPSNLDPHYERVRWRQAMPALAELGLDAATLAQFAARMGEADAAIAQMAEAAFAEIVRLDGFGAASIALATFAGLSPAVSTRVLGRVLNIVGGRQKPRALGQVERLRQAICGPGLDRASTVLGCVVRLKGETITVAREPGRALPADAILLPHGELVWDERFRIINGSDEGGLTASVADYLPRHRLEAFLGFKVTAPAEAIRTAPIVRDATGGVLSLGGWSFDERISVQLLID, via the coding sequence ATGCCCCCCCGGCTAGGAACCGACCTGTCGAGCCAGACCGGTCTTGCGGCGCTGTTTGCCCATGTGGCGACAGCGCCGGCCATTGGCCTGGCCGTTTCGGGCGGGGCGGACAGCCTCGCTCTGCTGCTGCTGGCGGCACGCTGGGCCGCCGGCCTGGCGCAGCCACCGCGCCTTGTCGTCTATTCGCTCGATCACGGCTTGCGACCCGAAGCCGGCGCTGAAGTCGCCATGGTGCTCGATGTCGCGCGCTCGCTCGGCGTTACGGCGCGCGGGCTGGTCTGGACCGGGGACAAGAAAGTGACCGGCCTGCAGGAGGCGGCGCGCCAGGCGCGCTACCGGCTGATCGGCGCGGCCATGCGGGACGATGGCGTCGGCGTGCTGCTGACGGCGCATCACCGACAGGACCAGGCCGAGACGGTGCTGATGCGGCTGGCGCATGGCAGCGGGGTCGAAGGCCTCAAGGGCATGGGCGCCATGGCCGAGATCGAGGGCGTGCTGGTGCATCGCCCCCTGCTCGACGTCGACCAGAGCGCTTTGCTGGACATCGTCGCGGCTGCCGGACTGGTGCCGGTGGCCGATCCATCAAATCTCGATCCCCATTACGAGCGCGTCCGCTGGCGTCAGGCCATGCCGGCTTTGGCCGAGCTGGGGCTTGATGCGGCGACGCTGGCGCAGTTTGCCGCCCGGATGGGCGAGGCGGATGCGGCCATTGCGCAGATGGCAGAGGCGGCCTTTGCCGAGATCGTGCGGCTGGATGGTTTCGGCGCGGCGTCTATCGCCCTGGCGACCTTTGCCGGGCTGTCGCCAGCGGTATCCACGCGGGTGCTGGGGCGGGTGCTCAATATCGTGGGTGGGCGGCAGAAGCCGCGGGCCCTGGGGCAGGTGGAGCGGCTGCGGCAGGCGATCTGCGGGCCGGGCCTTGATCGCGCCAGCACCGTGCTGGGTTGCGTCGTCCGGCTCAAGGGCGAGACCATCACCGTGGCGCGCGAGCCGGGACGGGCCCTGCCAGCCGACGCCATCCTGCTGCCGCATGGCGAACTGGTCTGGGACGAGCGCTTTCGCATCATCAATGGTTCTGACGAGGGCGGCCTGACCGCCAGCGTCGCCGACTATCTGCCGCGCCACCGGCTGGAAGCCTTTCTGGGTTTCAAGGTCACCGCGCCGGCCGAGGCCATTCGCACCGCGCCGATCGTGCGCGATGCTACCGGCGGCGTGCTGTCGCTGGGCGGCTGGTCGTTCGACGAGCGCATCAGTGTGCAGTTGCTGATCGACTGA